TGATTGGCAACCAATCCACTACATTAaactcactccctctaccaccagcacacagtagcagcagtctaCAGCATCTAtaaatgcattgcagcaactcatgAGAAAGGTCCTTAGACCGCATTTTCCAAACTTGTGACCCCTACCACTTAGAACAAGGGCAGCACGTACATGGAAAcactcaccactctgacttggaactattatcactgttccttcacaatCATTGAGTCAAAACACTACAACTCTCTCCGTAACAGTACCTGGATCTGATGAACTGTAGCAATTCAAAATGACAGCTGAACACAACTTTCCCAAAAAAAAAGGGGGTTGCACAATAAGTGCTCACATTGCATTTATCATAATGGAAATAACGTCAGACGTCATCTGGAGTACTATTCCAGGCACTGGACTGCACAAAAGTTATTTTAGAACTAAAAAGGGCTACACCATGGATccactagaatgataccaggatttttaaaaatgtgttaaaTGAAACCATGTTTGGGTTTTTGACTTATGAGTCAAGAGGTAAATCTCGTCAAGCAGTTCTAAAAACTAAAAGTTAGATAAGGTAAATACAaacagggcgggggggggggcatggAGCCTAGTACAAGTAGGCATAGTTTTTCAAATTACAGTCAGAATACTTAAAGTCAGGAAGCACTCTTCTAccgaaaaaaaatcacaaaaatccAGAAACCTTTTGCCCAAAACGTTCATGGGTACTATATTAATTGAAATCATCAAGAATTGGACCAATAACAATTTCTAACAAATGCTTAAGGAATGGATAGAAGGTACATAAACAGATTCGAGGTAGAAATCAGTCACAGTGCGAATGAATAGTGGAACAGAAGGGGATCAAAATGACACTTGCATGTATGATACAGGTTGCACAGAAATGGGCTACGCTGTCCAGCTGCACGGACCGAATAAAAACCTCTTTTCAAGCCCAAGATATACGTAGAAACAGCCTGCACTAAAGTGGCTCATCAAATATCTGGAATGCTGTGACACAGATTCAACTCATTCAAGCTTCTGAATGAGTGTTGTACAGGAGGGAAAAAGACAAGAACAAATCTTTTAATAGGCAAAATAGCAGCAATTTCATTCTGTTGGAAGAACTAACATAGCATTATTTTAAGAACTTCAGACATGTAAACTACAAACCAGAAAAACACTTGTTGGCCCTCAATGAAAACTTCAAACATTGAGCGTCTTCACATGACAGACCAAATCCAAAGTAAAAACTCCTTCTCTACTGTATCAGAGAAAGTATTATTAATAAAAAGGCTTGATATTACTCTacaatgttcactttttttttacaaaggacCCAATATAAAAAGGACATGctgaaacaaatgaaaatgtcTATTAATTGATATTTTCACCACAGCTAAACATAACAGCAAGGGTATCCCATATTCCCCAACCAAGGTGACTATAAGCCTACCGTCCGCTTTAAAAAGGTTGGGAGATATCATTATGATTTATACTTAAATTTGTTAGAGATTTTACTTAAAGCAGTCAAAAGTCACCTCAGTGTGTGTCTGAATCAAGGAGGGGAAAAACTGGCAGGCAGGGTTACCTTAAATATCGTTAGTGATGCTGTTTATAAAGTGCTTGACCAGACATCAGGTTATAACGATCAGGTTCAGCTGTGATGCCACAATGGTCAAATAGCCCGTTGATACATAGTGTCAAGACATACACGAGAAAATCTCTAGGACAAGGCACCAGAGAGTGGTTGACACACATGGAGCTGTGTCCAACAAAAGATTAATGCTTCCAAAATGGAAGGGAATAAAATTGTAAAATAGCCAAACTATAGCTTAGAAAAAATAAAAAAGTTAAttattagaaaataaaaattacaatGGAAAGATTTGGCTCCAATGTAACTGCTGCTTCTGTGTAACGGGAGCACTCCTTTACTTTCTATAGGAGTAGATAAGTTCTTCCTAGACTGTTCTGCCTTGGCAGGATACAAATCCTGGGTGTAATACCATAGTAGAATTCTATGCATTGATGAAGAATACTCTCAAGTTAGTAAGTGACAACTTGCCAGTCAGTTACATCCCAATCTGTTTTACAGGACGATTCTGAGATAATGCTTGCAAATGCTATATAGAAAAAAGATCTTCTTTTGATTTGTAGCCGTGTCGTAAAGGAAAGCAGGTCTCACAATATCACGCAGCAATTGCTTTCACCTGTCTTCTCCCGATTTCTTTgacctaaacaaaaaaaaagacagacaaatctgtaacaaaaacagaaaaggtgACTAAAACAATAATTTAGCCCTATCTTTAAAGATAGATTTTTAGGAAAACTGAAAATCCTATTTGGCTAGATAATGCTTTGCAGGATAATACATAGGGCATTAAAACTTCTTCACTTTTCTTTTATCTTTGCATCGGTCTCAATAGTTTAACTGGGTAAATGTCAAGTGCAACAGTGAACTGCTGGTCTTAACTTGCTGATTTTTAATCTGTCCTGACATGCCTATGACATATCCAATCAGAATGTAATGTCAGCAAATATACACCCAAATTAAGCCTAGATGTTAGGAAATATGGAGATATAGATGAAACAGAAGGGGACAGATATGACAACATGGGGGAGAAAAAGTCattaagactataagaccatatgAAATGGGAACCGGAGTAGGGCATATGGCCCTTTCAGCTTgtcccaccattcaacaggatcatggctgatctgaggataacaaagtgtggagctggatgaacacagcaggccaagcagcatctcaggagcacaaaagctgacgtttcgggctcaaatgtgttcatccagctccacactttgttatcttggattgtccagcatctgcagttcccattatcatggctgatctgacattctttaTATTTTGTATTAACTAACTAACTAGGCAAAAGCAGTACAGTCATTTCAAAACACAGAAGAACATCAAGACTAGCAGCTAAGTAGATTTTGCCTTTGCTAAAATTCTGTCCTATTTCTGGATGTGtttaaatgggggtgggggggtggtgtgaaagagaggagggggtggtCCTGCAGGCACACGTCAATTTATACGTTCTGTGGTACGTATAACGTACGTTCTGTGGTAAATGGTAGTGACAGTGATGGATGTGAAAGTTTTATTCAAGCCTTGTTTGGTACTGTAAAAAGTCAGTAACAGCAAAATACACACAGCCACATCACGTGCAATTTCTGCCAATCCTGATACTTCAGCTTGGCCAACTGACCACACAATAAACTTCCTCTCCTCAAATATTATTAACCTTCCCAAATCCCCACAGAGACAAGCTACATGAAAGTTAAATGATAATTTTCCCCTTAAAAATGAAAGGGTTTGCTGGGAGCTAAGTGCCTAAGTTAACACTGATCTAGTCAGAGCTGGAAATCCAGGTGCAAATGCCAAAGTAGGACCACTGTTATAATGGCTTGCAGCAGACAGTCAGTCAGGATTTCCAGTACTTCTAACCTAATGATCACATTTGGCAAGGATACAAGTGTGGGCACTGAGCAACAACAGATTATAGCTTCCATGTAATACTCTCCATGGTTGAGCAACCTGTGAACCTTGTAGATGAGGCTTACATGTAAACAATAATTATTTGAATCCAGACGTTTGTTGGTACCCTGGAATCATGCCTCAACAGGAATTCTGCTTTCAGATAAACAAACATTAAGAATTTATATTATCACTGCCAATTACTATTCTACTGCGAAAAAGGTGTGAAGAAGTACGTAACCACTTCAATAATGTTAGCTCTGAGTACACACATTGCATGACTCAGCCTTACCTTGGGAGTTGGGTTCTGGCAATGTCTCTCTGGCAACTAAGTGCATCACTGTCATCCTTCCAGGAGGAAGCTTCAAAGCTTTGAGAGACAGGACATACGTTTTCAGAATTATATTAACATAACAGACATGCACAAAACCAAAGGCAATCCTGCAAAATTAGTGGGAAGGTAGTATTTCAGTAGGATAAAGGGATATGCACTCTGATTCTGAGATGAGACAAGTAATGCTCTCCAGGGATCTGCAGTGAAAGCCTTAGATTTTCATCATCATCATATTTATCAATTATTTGGAGGAAGTAAGAATATACTGAACTCATATGGAtagaaaatcagaaaattacaTACAGACATAAGTAAGATTTGGACACACAGAGCAAGGTCATCTAAATTTATTCCCCCACCCCCTTTCTTGCATTTACAGTATTTATCCAACTGATGCACAAGTAGGAAGTGCAGAGAAGCAAACTCATTCAAAATCTGTACGCACAAATCACTAGAAGTCAATTAGATGAAAAGCAATCATGTAAGTTTAATAGACTTTTGGCCATTACCTCAAGAAGACTGAGATACAGTTGTCTAGATCTTTATGTTAGGTACGATACAAATTCATCAGAACAACAGCCAGACTTAGGAAATAAAATCATTTGCATTTCCAGGGGTCTAGAAGATCAACTGTCATCAAAGCACTAAGTTTAAAAAGTACTTGTAGCATAGATGCGGAAAGAGTATTTCATcttgtgggggaaaaaaaacagaatataattttaaaattagagccaggccattcaggagcgAAACCAAAAAAGATTCTGCACACAAAGGCAGTGGAAGTATAGTATTTCCATCCTCCAAAAGACTGGATGTTAGATTAACTGAAACTTGAGATTGATAGCTTTTGTCAAATAAATTTATTGGTAATAAAAGGCAGATAAAGTAACTGAGGTacaaatcaaccatgattaaatgaGAACACAAGGTGTTGATTAACATAAAGAGAATATACAGTAAACATACATTAGACCTTTCAGTATTTGATCATCCACTTTCAGAGACTAAGTTGCTGGAAGCATAGAGGTTATATTCACGATTTCCATTAAAATCAATGCTGGAGCAACACATTACCCAAGCTTTCCAAAATCTTTCCATTTCAAAAGTATTCGACAAAGTTTGCCAACTTACCCCCCAAAGTAACATTTCCATGTAAAAACCTTCCTTGGTAAATGAGCCGGAGAATGCTGGGGCTACTGACCTGTTCTTCATCCCAGTCtgcaaattgaaaaataaacatcTCAAGAAGTATGCTGTCCAAATACAATACTGCATCCAATACTTAACACTGGAGCATAGTAGTATTTGAAAATGAAGAGCAAAAGTAACAAAATCAAAAACATTCCTTTAGGTAAAGATCAGGGCAAGCACAAAAAAAACCACTCTCTCCACAGTTTCAAAGAAACCTGCCTCAAATTTTCACAACAGGGAAacggagggcggggggggggggggggggggaagagaggaggaaaTGAATATCGTCAGAAGGGGAAAAAGATATATGTCAGTAGGaggaatgattttattttaatttttaaagcaCAAGAAGTGGAAAGAAAAAAAGGTGTGGTGGTCAACAAGGAGGGGTGGcataaaaatggtacagcagtatgtttttgtaaaatgatagggtaggcaatggcctagtggtatttttgctgcattgttaatccagagacccattttctggggacccaggttcaaatcccatcatagtgcatggtggaaattgaattcaataaaaatctggaattatgggTCTAATTAatgccatgaatccattgtcgattgtagtgaaccagatgggtgtttctgaatgtcctttaggaaagcaaactgccatctttacctgatctggcctacatatgataccagacccaaagcaatgtgggtgactcttgactatcctctgggcaatttgggatgagcaataaatgccggcctaaccagcaatgccctcatcctataaACAGTTATGAAAGAAAAAGCCTTCtgattcttcagtacaattgtCAGCCATGGATATAGGAAGATCCCAAGTCTGATTACTACTTAAAATCACTTTGTAATGACCCTGGGTATTAATTACATATTGACCAAAAAGGAGGTAGGACTCAAAATTGTGTTTGGCTGTTTCTGCCCAATACTCTACCACACATTTCTCTTCACCACCctgaaccacacacacacacaggcagggcTCTGAAGAATCAGTCCACATTTTGCCTTTGTGGAGATCCCAATGGAGAAACCGTAacccaaaaaaaattacagaacatCCCACCTAAAAATGACTACACTGTCAACAAAGGTTCACTCTTAAGTCTTGCTTTAATTACTGGGCCGGAGTTGTGTAAACAGGAATTAATAGGCAAATAATACtgggtggctcggtggttagcgctgcagcctcacagcaccagggacccaggttcaattccagcctcgggtgactgtgcaaactccacacagacattctcccagtgtctgcatgggtttcctcccacagtccaaagatgtgcaggctaggtggattggccatagtgttcaggggtgtgcaggctaggtgggatgcttcaaggggcagtgtggacttgtttggcgggggtgggggcaaaggcctgtttccacactgtagggaatataatctaatgGTGGTTATATTCATAGAGAGAGTTAGATTTCCAGACctgcttttaaaattcttttcacagaatgtgggtgtcactggctcagccagcattcattgctcatccctaaattGGCCAGTTGAGTCAATcgcattgttgtggatctggagtcacatatcagtcagaccagctgaggatggcttatttccttcccagaaggacattagtgagccagatgtgttTTCTGACTATTGACGATGGTTTTTAAATGAGTAGGTTTTTAATTGTAGATATtttaattgaatgcaaattccaccatctgccattgtgaaatacaaacctgggtccccagaacatttgctgtAATCTAGCCATTGTCTCCCCAGCTAATAACATCTGTTGAGGTTGGGGTTTATAAGTAGGAAAATCATGCCATAACTGCAGAGTATTGTTGATACAGCACCTGGTGTACAGTGTACAGCTTTGATCCCTGGATTtaagaaagatgtactggcattggaagcagttcagaaaatatttattaggctgatcagaaacaaaagcagaaactgctgaaaaattcagcagatccgACAACATTTGCGAAAAGAAAGCAGACATTTTGGGTCagctgaccctttttcagagcagacccaaaacattaactctgctttctctccacagatgctgccaaacctgctgagtttttccagtaatttctgcttttgttttctgcctctgatttccagcatctgcagttttatgtGCTTTTTTACTATTAGGCTGATGCTGGAgatgaaggggttgacttatcaagaacagcTAAACAGCTCAGGCCCTCAGTAGGGCTCAGAAGATCAAGAGgtagtgatcttattgaaacatagaagattcagaggaggttagacagggtcaatgctgagaagaGGTTTCCACTAGTAGGGGAAATCTTGAATCAGGGGACATGCATTCCCAAATATCCCCTATAACCATTCCCTTGCTTAATAAGAATCTTTATTCTTctacttaaaaatattcaaagcctCTGCTTCTATCATATTTTAAAGGATTACAGTTCCAAAGACTAAATCCTCAGAAAACATTTTGCCTTATCTATTCAAAATATCCTTTCCATTCTACtctgtcaagaccattcaggattttaaatatttcaaacaagTCAATTCTGACTTTAAACTTTAGAAGATGAACCTTGGCTATCTAAGATTTCTTTGCAAGACTACCATTCCGGGTATTAATCTTGTAAACTCTCTATGAATCGCTTCCAATGTATTAACATAATTTCTTATATAATGAAACTAATACcatacacaatgctccagatgtggtcttttCATTGCCCTGTATAACAGAAGCATAACCTCACCCCAACCTTTGCATTAAATTTCCTTCACTATAAAATGATGACATTCTATTAGCTTCCTGAAAAGGAGTCTTAAAATTATTAAAAATGGAATAGAATTTCtaatattttatacatttctgtaAAGTGAATAAATCGAAACTAATCTTTCAATGAGATTTTTACACCGGGATATTTGTGGTTATATTCAGGGTTTCTCTCAAAAATCTGTAAATTTCTACCTCAAGCCTGAAACACATTATTTTGAATTAATGACGCATTTAAcacttccctctctcttcctTAGAATCTCAGAATAATGAGATCTTTAACCTACTAGGTTTTGCCTTTTCTTTTATGAAACTCAAATGTCATCAAACCAGCATCTTCCGAATTTTGCCTCCCCACCCCGCCAATTAGTTGTAACCTCGGCTTTCAATATTGTCCCTTCAGTTTGGTTGCTTAGCTTGAAATCATCaagataaaactcaaaattctgaaccaaaaaaaactgcattaAAAAAGCAACAAGTTATTTCAAAGTAACAAATTATCTGATGTTCTAGTTTTGCTCCCATGGTTCAGGATTTCATTCCAAGTTAGAACCAAAATCCTGTGAAATGCACTCCCTGGAAACATAATACATATATTATCACAAATACCTGCAAAATGCCGAGAACACTTACCCATGGGCCAGTTTTCATAAACATATTTGGCAATATCTGCAGCAGAATCATTCGGTGAAAACATAAACTCTTGCGTCTTCCCACTAACTAGAATAAGGCGCAGGTTTACCTGTAGACAATAGAAATGAGAGAAAATGAATCTGTGGCCAAAtacagaacaaaaaaaagcatCCAGTACTACTCAAACAAATCTCCCTCTGAGACCACAGGAGACTGCAGGCCTCAAAACATTTCAGCAAGATTCATCTTGGACAAAAAAGTGACCAGctgaaaaaacaaaaacaaaattctcaccTGACATCCACACAGCTCAGAGTACTTAGCTGCATAATCCAGTGCAATTAAATTGCACAAAATTATGGTATTTTAAACTAGAAGTTAGCTAATCTGTGTGGGTGATGTAGTTGATTTGCAATTGTTTTCAGTGGAGTGAGCCATGAATCGATGACAGTGGTGCTTGGATGGGGTCAAGAGAAGGAGATGGTAATTGAAATAGATAGCAAGGCTTTCTCTTGGATAGTCACCGGAAATGTGTATTTATAGATGACAGGGAAGAGAAGAATCAGTCATAAATGCTTCCCAGCACAGCGGTTAGGTAACCTGATGTGTTAAATAGCTACTACACAACACAGTTACAGTACTGCATACGTCAGTGGCAAGAAAAAGTGCTTTTGAGCAGAGTCTAAGTGCAATTCACAGAATAGATTTTCCAGGCTAACTACAAAAGAATGTTTGCACTCTTTAAATGTGGCtcgagaaaaaaaaactcaggtgACGTGGTCGTTATTACTTTTCGGACAAACTGGCAATGCTTGTAAAATATTAATGGCTTCTATAGAGTTCTGCTGAAAACAAAATACTAGAGGGCTGACAAAAAAAGAGCTTTGGTGATCCTTGTAATTGTACAAGGGAGCAATTTTCCACtatggaaataaaaaaaacacaagatagATACAAATCAAAGACAAAAGTTGAAAATCCATATTTGGCTACCTTGGAACCTTCTGTTTTGCaaaaattcatgggatggggTATTGCTGAcactgggacagcatttatgcccTAGTTACCATTGAAGGAGGTgcactgccttcttaaaccactgcagcccatttggtgTAATAGATCCATCATGCCATTTGGGAGTCGCAGGATTCTGGGCTAGTAATACAGCTCGAGACAGTTGGGGTAGAGGAACACCTCCCGAAAATATCTTGGAGCAGAGATAACCAACTTCCAACCATAATCATCCTTCGTGCCAAAGCTTTCTcatacaatttccatttttgtctgaGCTTCTTGATGTGACACTTGGTCAAGTGCAGCCTTCATGTCAACCACAGTCACTGTCACCTTACCACACCACTGGAATTCAGCTTCTTTGACTGTTTGGACCAAGActgtactgaggtcaggagctgaatggcacTGGTGGAACTCacactgggcatcagtgagcaggttattgctgagcatgtgctgctggatagcactgttgatagCTCATTCCATCACTTAACTGATTAATGACAGAAGACAGCGCACGACACACACACCTGGGCAATTATCCTTATCGTcaggtaggtgccagtgttgtagttgtactggaacagcttggctgggatTGTAGCATGTTTTGGAGCTTCATGTGGAGTGCATCAAATTGGGTGAAGACTGGTACATGATGCTGGGCTCCTCTTgagaaggcagagatggatcatctgcTCAGCCCTTCTGGTCGAAGGTTTGacgaatgcttcagtcttatatcTTGCACCAAAgtgctgggctctcccatcaCTAATGATGGGAATGCTTGTGAAATGTCCTCCTCCAGAGTTTAGTTGTTCACCATGCACTACTGGATGTAGCTGAACTGTACAGCTTAAATtggatccattggttgtggaaatCATATCTTCCTATCACTTCCTCTTATGCTAGTTGCCATGCTAGTCATCCTGGACATACCTAAAAAATGAGGTGTCTACCTGGTGAAGTGTATGTATGGCACTGTGCCTGGCATGCCCTCCATTCCCTGGTTCTTCCCCGAACAAGGGTAGATAACTTGATTATAATGGTAGAGTGGCAAAGGCGCAGTGCATGACACTGCAGATTGTATTGGAGGACAACTCTGCTGTTGACAGCATAGACTGCCTTGTGAATGCCCAGTCGCATCaatgtctgtcccatttagcagaGTGATGGCAACATGTAGCACAATGGCAGAGATTCTCAATTTAAAGGTGAGGCTTCAGCTCCGCAACAGCgtacagtggtcactcttaccaatactgacagatgcatctgtggcagGCAGAATGTTAAGAGGAGATCAAAGTTTGTccttctctcttgttggttccctcaccacctgccacaaatCTAGTCTAGTAGCAATGTTCAATattagtgctgctgctgagctactGTTGGTGGTAGATCCACGGTGCGGCTTGCTAGACCAAGTGAAGTACCACCAATTCATGAgtggagggaggatggtacatgttAATTATCATGACATTTTCTGGCCCATGTTTATCCGCTTCTATGAGACTACACACTGTACCGCATCAATGTTGAGGAAAACAAGGGCAACTCCCTCATGAATgtttaccactgtgccactaccTCTGCTTGGACTGTCCTGCCACTGTGTcaagacatatccagggatggtgatggtagcATGCAGGACATTGTCTGTAAAAGATATGATTCTGTGGGTATAACTACTCCTCAGCTAGTCTGAGAGagttctcccaattttgccaCCAATCACCTCTCAAATGTTAGGGATGGACTTTGTTGGTTCGACAGGGCTGTGCTTGTCATTGTCTTCTTCAGTGCTTAGGTAGATGCCAAGTGGTCTGTCaggtttcattttttttccctttaaaaaaaactttatcatGATTGTTAATTGCTTTTGAGATGGCCTTGCAAGTTAAATCACATTTGTCTGGTGTCACAGGAGTCACATTAGGGAAAGGATTAaaaaaaggcattagtgaaccagacagactttccaataattgacaaatggtttcttaattccagattgttttttgttttaaaaacattgaattccaattcatctaccatggtaggatttaaacccag
The Stegostoma tigrinum isolate sSteTig4 chromosome 15, sSteTig4.hap1, whole genome shotgun sequence genome window above contains:
- the LOC125458919 gene encoding ubiquitin-like protein 3 yields the protein MASTSNDKVNLRLILVSGKTQEFMFSPNDSAADIAKYVYENWPMDWDEEQVSSPSILRLIYQGRFLHGNVTLGALKLPPGRMTVMHLVARETLPEPNSQGQRNREKTGESNCCVIL